DNA sequence from the Alosa alosa isolate M-15738 ecotype Scorff River chromosome 2, AALO_Geno_1.1, whole genome shotgun sequence genome:
TGTTGAAAACACTCTCTTTTTCGATGTTTGATTTTTCTTTCGTTTGTGCACTTGCGGTCCCAAAAAGAAAACAGGTTACTATTAGTCATGTCATGGACATACAGTCATTATAGTCAAGCCATAGCTACCATAACATACAATCTAATCATTGAGatcaaatataaaatatttattgcAGTTGACTTGCACAAAGCGTTTCTATAACAGTCAGTCACACTTTCTTTTGGTCAGTCACATACCTGCACTGGCCACCATCTGCCGATAGGCCCTTGATGCTggtctcttctccatctctctcactctcagcaAGCACAACTGACAGTAAACACAACATCCAAATGTAGATTTTTTGGTCTACATAATACTATTTTATGAAACCTGGACATAGCATGCGGACAGCTGTCTGAACAAAAGCTAGTCAAAACAGCCTTATCAGTTATTTAGTGCCATGTTGCAAAGACCATTCTCCTCACTGACATTTTGAACAGCTGTTAGCAGTGATATAGCTTTAAAATAATTAGACTATATTTACCTCTATCCAGTGGTAGAAAAACAAcaatctgtttaaaagaattgCATTTACCTATATCcagtggtaaaaaaaaaaaacagcaattaaACAACACTGAAGTTAGATGGTCATACAACCATACATGCCTGCAGCCATGTTGATAAACACATGATAAACATTAGGGACTCACAGACATAGAACACCTTACCTAATTGTTCTAAATCACTATTACATCACAAAACTGCTCCTTTTCAAGTCCAGTGTCTGACTGGCATTTAGTTGCCTGTTTCTCATGACATGTTCAAACTAGGCTAATAATCTCAGTCTCATTACCTCTTTTTATGCTTATTTACCCTACAGTTATGATGTGAAAGATCATTGTACAATTCGTTTTTATATTACGTAGCCTAATAAGTAATAAgtaattatttttatactaatATTTTACTTCACTGTGCTGTCATTTACATAGGCTAGTTAAATAGCAGCCTAGCCTATGGTTAAAAGTCAGCCTTTCACTCTTGAAGAAACGAAGTGTGACTTTTTATGTCAAGACAAGCCTACCTTGAgcctgtttctttctttttttctttttttctttctctctttctttcgttctttctttatttttaatgaaCAAGCGGTGGCCATGATGAACGATCTTTTCATCTGAGAAATGAATATTGAAATATaacacatgtaggcctaggaCTATTTTGTGCCAGTGTTAGGCCTACTCCGGTCTTTTCGTGCTaacttattcatttatttatttggagtGAAGAACTACATGAATAGACAACAAACTGACCTGGTATAATAATGATTGAAGAAAAATTTAACTTTTCACTCGGGTATTTGTAATGATAGGCAATCTCATCTCAGACCTGCACGTTGATGGACAGAAGTCCCTGTCAGtcaataaaagcaacaaatggATGATTAGGCTATGAGTTGTCTAACAACACACATCCGATTAGTCCTGCAGTCAGCTAAGCACATGAACATATCTTCGAATGAATAAATGTCGGCGTAGGTCTACCAATGCCTCTCTGAAAGTGtctaaatgtagcctattgaaaacTGTTCTGTTGTTTGTAAATGTCCATTTTGTAATCCTCGAATAAAAACCGAAATGATTTGAACTGGGAAATAAGCACAGAAGTGATTGAGACTGAGTGATTTTATTAAATACAGATAGAAAAATACGATTAGAAACGTTGTTGCTCTTTCTTTTTGGATTCACACAAAAACGCGACTAGTTGATTCACAACACACTTCTTCACAATGTAAATGGACATAAATCATACAAAAAAAGTCAATACAGttacttaaataaataatattataaataacGGATAAATAAATTacgaataaataaataaatatattttgaacacagacacaaacgttTACATACTGGGTTAGGATACATGCAATTTTGGGATATCGCCTGacattatatttacatttttaacttaaaaaaatgaattataaaatataaaaatcttaTCACAGGACTAATTTGGGATCAGTCCTTTTGGGCTCAAACAGTCCGTGACAGAAAGATCACCTGTCTCTTCTCCGTTGGGTGAAACTTGTTGATATGTCTTGTAAGACCAGGAGATGAAAAGAAATTGTCTCCACAAAACCTGCAATTGTACACACCGCCCTCGTGCACAGACGTCGGCTCGTTTGTTGGGTGCTGAACTGAACCGTCTGGCGTGTCTCTTTCTTTGCCCTGACCGGTTGGACTTTGTGCTGTCACAGTGGCCTCTGGTGAAAGCTGGTTCTGCGGCAGGCCACTTGCTTTTCGGTTGTGGAGAGCCAGGTGTTTCCTCAGGTACGCCTGCCGTCTGAACTTCTTTGCGCACAAATGGCAGCTAAAGGTCATCTCATCATCTGAAGCCGAGTCCGAGTTATGGGGTGGCGGCGTGGCACTTTCTCGGTAATTCGTCCCGTGACTGGAAGCCGATGGTGAGGATTTGTTCTCTTCAGGCTGCGGGGAGACACTTCCCCCTTGTGCGCCCCTGGGTTTGTGCCAGCGCCTGTGCGAGGCAAGATTAGCGGGGCAGCTGAAAACTTTGTCGCACTCGGTGCAGCGGTACTCGACTCGCACAATGCGGGAACACTTGTGATGAGCCAAGCTAAGCGGGTCCGAGTAACTTTCTTTGCAGAGTTGACAAACGAACCCGCTCAACGGACTGCTGTTGGTGTTTGTGCTCTTTTTCGTGTCCTCATCTGGATCCTCCTTGATGCGCAAGCCCAGAACCGGCGACGTGGTGACCTCGTCCCGGCTGACAGGGCGCTTGTCTTGATTTGGAGAGCTGGTGGCCTTGCGCTTTTTGCCACCGGTCAGATTTTTCGCGCTGGTCGAGGCAGGTCTTTTCGCCGCGGCTCGTGCCTGTTCTTTACATATAGAGTCCAATTTGGATGTCATTTCGGGTAAAGAGGGTGTCGCTGGAGACCCATTTACAGCGAAGCTTCCCAGAATCGGTTCGGGGAAAATCTCAGTTAGGGATGGTGAGACCGTGCTGCACAGAGGCTCTGTGTCGGTGGGGTACTGATTATTGTACTCCGAGCTGTCTGGTCGAGTTGGGCTAAGGGATGGAGCATAGAATGACTCGGGCATCCCTCCGAAACAAACCCTGTTTGGTGTTCTTTGTGCGAAGCTGCACGCCTGCACATTATCCCTAAACAGATGGAAAGTCGAAATGCCAGTAACTGAGGGGAGACTTTGAGCTGGTTCGGAGTCGTCACGAATTCTGTATGAGACGGCACCTGTCCTTTTGGACCGTTTTACAAGAAAACCCTTTGGCATGGTGATGGTCGGGATTCCaacaagtttgttttgttttcgcCTTAAGTTCAAATGTCGTGCTGCCCAAAAGAAAGATAGAGGAGTTGTGTCCCGAACACTCCGACGCGATTACAGACATTGACACCCTGTCGTTCGACTCGTCCTTTTAAAGCCCCGGAGCGTGCATTGTGCATCGGTTAGGACGCAGATGGCCCCAGTCCAGGCATCAATAGTGGGGCCCGGCAACATGATCCACCCGGGGTCTCAGATGAGTGGAGTGGCAGATGTCACACCCCACCCTCTCCCCCGCCTTCCTCTTTTTACCATACCACTCCTCGACCACTTGCCCCGTCCTTGACGGTCCCTCGCCATTATGCAGATTACACCATGCCACACTCCAGCCTTATCCAGCCTTTATTCAGCCTTCTCCTGGGGGACTCCATTCAACACACACGTGCCGAATCCCCTCGTCCGTTCATCAAAACGgtggaaagaaaagagaggggagagaagtgCTCCGTTTTAGGGGGGAGGGGGCCATGGTGAGTAAAGATAGTGTCAGCATTTAAGCAA
Encoded proteins:
- the LOC125291009 gene encoding insulinoma-associated protein 1a-like; this translates as MPKGFLVKRSKRTGAVSYRIRDDSEPAQSLPSVTGISTFHLFRDNVQACSFAQRTPNRVCFGGMPESFYAPSLSPTRPDSSEYNNQYPTDTEPLCSTVSPSLTEIFPEPILGSFAVNGSPATPSLPEMTSKLDSICKEQARAAAKRPASTSAKNLTGGKKRKATSSPNQDKRPVSRDEVTTSPVLGLRIKEDPDEDTKKSTNTNSSPLSGFVCQLCKESYSDPLSLAHHKCSRIVRVEYRCTECDKVFSCPANLASHRRWHKPRGAQGGSVSPQPEENKSSPSASSHGTNYRESATPPPHNSDSASDDEMTFSCHLCAKKFRRQAYLRKHLALHNRKASGLPQNQLSPEATVTAQSPTGQGKERDTPDGSVQHPTNEPTSVHEGGVYNCRFCGDNFFSSPGLTRHINKFHPTEKRQVIFLSRTV